A segment of the Odoribacter splanchnicus DSM 20712 genome:
GCTTCTACTTCCAGGGGAGTCATCATCAGTAACCTGAAAGAAGATTATTACCGAAAAACATGGAAACAGGGAGGAAGAGTAAAATAAGCCTATTTCAATAATCTCTTCAGAGTCTGCATCAGCTCTTCCTCTTCGATCTCGCCATTCCATCTCCAAAGTTGTTCTCCGGCTTTGTATATCATCATCAAGGGGACAGCCTGCACCTGATAATAATCTACCAACCGCCGGTTAGCCGGATCATCGATATCGAAGCATTGCAAATTCAAATGCTTGTTATTCTCCAGCTTCCGGACGATAGGTAACATTTTACGGCAATGCGGACACCAACTCGCATAAAACATCACAAAAACCGGCAAATTTCCTTTGATCAAAGCCCATAAATTCTCCATAAATACTCTTTTTTAATAAATAACCATTCATTCAAATAATAATATTTCCTCCGTCTATGATTTCCCACTTCCCATCGATTTCGATCGAAATAATCATTTTTTCATCTGTCTCAAATTCTATACTCAACCGGGTAATCACTCCGGGAATCAAATGCAGACGCTGATCTTCGATCTCTATAGGGGTGACCTCGTTTCCTCCCTGCATGCCGATGCTCAGATAAGCCGTTTTATCCCGGTAAGTCGGGAAAGTATTCACTCCGAACCAATAATCACCGATTCCCTGATTGTCAAATCCGATTTGCTTGGTAATATGTGTAGTACCGCCCAAAATAAAATCGGTAGATACCGTAGCTGCAATATCTCTCACCGTCACCTCTATCCCCGTAACCCAGGCCGGTGGGTTCGTCAATTGAATTTCCAAACGCGACACCATCATCTGTAGCCCCACCGACACCGAGTCCTTCGAAGCTTCTACCCTTGAAGTAGCAGCCAGCAATACCGGAGGTTCTTCATGATCCACAATCGAAAACCAGGCTTGCAATTCCCCTTCCCGAAAAGTCCAGTTAAGTTCTTTCGGATCGTACAAATTGGCAACGAACAGATACCAACGGGGTGGTGTTTCTGAAGCTACCGGAATAACCGGATGCTGGCGACAATAAGCATAATCATACCGATAAGAAGAAGTAATCGCTGTTTCGTCGAAAAGAAACAAATCCAATTGCTCGACAAAGAAATAATAAGACCGGTATCCGGCAAACTCTCTCCCTTCGAAAACATAAGGAACTGCCTGCATTTTAAAAAACAAATCTGCACGGCAATCTTCCATGTTGTCATGTTCCCGCAGACAAGCTGTCAATAAAAACATACATAAACCGATCGACCAAACAGCTTTCATTTGTTATCAGGAATTAGCGGTATATCGGGTAAATATTTATTTTCCCAATAATCAAAAATAAAATAAGTCACCGCCAGATTAAAGCTGAGCCAAGCCCCGGGATCGTCATTAATCGTAGCAGTTAGCCGGATATATTTATCGGGTCGAAAAATCAACGGAGGCATATCTTTGGTTTTCTCCTGTCCGGCCTGTGTGATAAACGTTAACTGAAACGGAGAAGAAGTCGTCATCGTCGGCATTGTCACGGCTTGCAATACAACTGTATCTTTGAGTTCAGCATTTATACTATCCAGTTTCCAAGCCTTTCGGATTGTCGTCGAAGTTTCCGACACCGTTCCGTCTATACCGATTTCAGAAGCGATATGCCCGATTTGCATCCGGATAGAATCCAATTGAGCCGGAACTTGTCTCAATACAAGAATCAGTTTCCCGACAGCCCGAGACAAGGTAATAGAAACCGGCTCCATGAACTCGGTTACAATGCGTACATACACATTTCCCAAAAAATAAATATCCTCATTCCCGTCGTCCCTGCCGGGGATAACGATTTCCTGAGGTAAAGTCACTCCCGGAATCAGTTTTCCTTCGATCCGGCCATTCGCATTTCCGACGAAAAATAAGCGATAATCCCCAACAGCCACATTCATTTTAAAGACCTTATCATACCCCGTTCCCCCGCCTCCTTCCAATACTGCAATTCCGGCAGAATCCAAAACCGCCAAAGTCGAATCATACACATAGGTCTGATCGGCTGTCCGACGAAAAGCATAAATAGTCAGGGACTGTATATAATGTTCGAATTTATCCGCACCTTCTACAGCCATCCGAACATTCAGATTCGTTTGTTCGGGTGGTTCTATTTTGGGGGTCGTACATGCGGCCAGCAAAAACAATAAACAGACGATACTTTTATTTCTCATATTGCCAAATCAAATCCCGATTATTCCACCCGGAGTTCGTCACCCCCCTGGTTATATGTTGTAAAGCCGACTGGAAAGTACATTTGACCACTCTCTTTCTCCCTTGTTGGGACGGAAACGAAACCGATTCGCCGGAAAAGACCAATTTTCCCACAGTATCGTAACAACGAACCACCACCTGACTTTGTCCATATTTTTGTACAGACGGCAAGCCAGACATTTCTACGGTATATGAACTATCCACCTGCACGTCGGTCAACGATACCGACAATTCCGGTTCGATCGGTCGTTCTATTAGATTCTGGCGCATAGTGAATCCACAAGCCGTATTGGTCAGCACGACATCGATCCGATCTACACCGGCCGGTACTTGTTGTACCGTCACCTCTACCGCTGCTGTCATCAGCAACATTGCGGAAGACACCAACGTATCGGCCCCGACAATCACACGCCTGGCTCCCCAATAGATGGCAGGTATGGCCTGTTCGCCGGTATAAAAAAAACATATACTGTCCCGTGAAAAAGGAGGCCGCTCAAAAATCCGGTCCGTCGCGACATTCCCTAAAATAAGAACATCATAAACCCCCAAAGGCAAAGTAAAATCAATTTGTCGGGGTTGCATACCCAAATCGTAAACCATCTGACGAAACACCAAACTATCCCGATCCGGAAATTTTCGGAAAAAGAAAACCTGTGCACTATCCATGTGGGCATACCCATCTACTTCCAGTGTCACAGGCAGGGAAAATTCCTCCGATTTTACTTCGACAACCTGCTCCTCCTGACAACTGCCCAAACTGAATACAATTATCATCCAGACCCCAACCGTATAATACCACCCGATCTTCATTTACCAATTAACGATGTTTCATCTTAGCATTTAATTTCGTCCCCCTCTTCCTCTGACACTCCCTCCACCATTTATCATCTGGCATTTAAATCGTAATCGGTGGTTCCTGATCCACATTCCATTCGACATCGACATCGATCAGGGAATTCACATTCACTTTCCAGATATTTCCCGGCTGATCCGGGTCGATAGTAGCCGTCACCTTGGTAATGGTATTTGGTTTCAGCACATATTTAGGTAAAGTTATAGGTTGTTTAGGACCGTTTACCAGATAAAAAGTAGTCAGAAAAGTCGAGCTGTCTCCCGCAACGGTCGGCAGCGTCACATACGTCAAAGTAATGCTGTCTTTTACTTGTTGCCGATACTGATTAGAGACAAAAACATAACTCCCTGTCCTCCCCGGAAAGGTCCCGTTCATATTAAAAGAACTATTTACCATTTCAATATCCATATCGATCCGGTCGACAACACTGGGTATTTTCTCTAAAGTAAGAGCAAACATAGCGACCTTACGGTAAAGAGACAATACCGGCAGATTCGTTTCGGAAGTAGCTCCCACCTGAACCACATCGGAACTTCCCCAAAACAACCGGGAAGCTTCTTCTCCTGACCTTACCACTACCAGTACCTGATTTAAAGTACTTCCTGCGGTCACTCCCTGTAAAGAAACATTCGGCAAGGCATTGCCTAAGGAATCCTGTACATTCCCTACTCCCACGATTTTATAGTTTGCCAGCGGTACAGAATCAAAAACAAACTCCCGGGGTACAGTAAAACCAGGTTGAGTACTCATAGTATTTTCTGTCAA
Coding sequences within it:
- a CDS encoding FimB/Mfa2 family fimbrial subunit, translated to MRGVYLFGGLLLLIILQACREDDSYKPYPPAKDSTGNIAVALAGRVGTVVGENLTTYVKSLNLFLFRENTTGDYVLYRNMLLDKSQLEALTENTMSTQPGFTVPREFVFDSVPLANYKIVGVGNVQDSLGNALPNVSLQGVTAGSTLNQVLVVVRSGEEASRLFWGSSDVVQVGATSETNLPVLSLYRKVAMFALTLEKIPSVVDRIDMDIEMVNSSFNMNGTFPGRTGSYVFVSNQYRQQVKDSITLTYVTLPTVAGDSSTFLTTFYLVNGPKQPITLPKYVLKPNTITKVTATIDPDQPGNIWKVNVNSLIDVDVEWNVDQEPPITI
- a CDS encoding thioredoxin family protein gives rise to the protein MENLWALIKGNLPVFVMFYASWCPHCRKMLPIVRKLENNKHLNLQCFDIDDPANRRLVDYYQVQAVPLMMIYKAGEQLWRWNGEIEEEELMQTLKRLLK
- a CDS encoding FimB/Mfa2 family fimbrial subunit; this translates as MRNKSIVCLLFLLAACTTPKIEPPEQTNLNVRMAVEGADKFEHYIQSLTIYAFRRTADQTYVYDSTLAVLDSAGIAVLEGGGGTGYDKVFKMNVAVGDYRLFFVGNANGRIEGKLIPGVTLPQEIVIPGRDDGNEDIYFLGNVYVRIVTEFMEPVSITLSRAVGKLILVLRQVPAQLDSIRMQIGHIASEIGIDGTVSETSTTIRKAWKLDSINAELKDTVVLQAVTMPTMTTSSPFQLTFITQAGQEKTKDMPPLIFRPDKYIRLTATINDDPGAWLSFNLAVTYFIFDYWENKYLPDIPLIPDNK